A portion of the Streptomyces erythrochromogenes genome contains these proteins:
- the paaN gene encoding phenylacetic acid degradation protein PaaN, translating into MAAELTVPQLSAKHRPTLDQALSAIRSRAYWSPHPEHPKAYGETAPADGLAAFEALRGTRIDLGQPGTDGWTGAEKSPYGPELGVEYPHVDPDVLLPAMKAGMAAWRDAGPEARALVCIEILARISARTHEFAHAVMHTSGQAFMMAFQAGGPHAQDRGLEAVAYAYEEQTRVPGQADWSKPQGKKDPLELGKTFTAVPRGIALMIGCNTFPTWNGYPGLFASLATGNPVLVKPHPRAVLPLALTVQVAREVLAEAGFDPNLVALAVERPGEGIAKDLAVRPEIKLIDYTGSTEFGDWLEANARQAQVYTEKAGVNTVVLDSTDNYKGMLANLAFSLSLYSGQMCTTPQNLLIPRDGIATDAGHKSYDEVVADLAASVGGLLGDDARANALLGALVNPDVKTRLEAAAGLGEVALASREVTNPEFPDAVVRTPVMVKLDAAKPDPEAPFLSECFGPVSFAVAVDSTADALDLLRRTVREKGAMTVGAYTTSPDTERALEEVCLEESAQLSLNLTGGVYVNQTAAFSDFHGSGGNPAANAALCDGAFVSNRFRVVEVRRQA; encoded by the coding sequence GTCCCCGCATCCCGAGCACCCCAAGGCCTACGGCGAAACCGCCCCGGCCGACGGGCTCGCCGCCTTCGAGGCGCTCCGCGGCACCCGCATCGACCTCGGCCAGCCCGGCACCGACGGCTGGACGGGCGCCGAGAAGTCCCCGTACGGCCCGGAGCTGGGTGTCGAGTACCCGCACGTGGACCCGGACGTGCTGCTGCCCGCGATGAAGGCCGGCATGGCCGCGTGGCGCGACGCCGGACCCGAGGCGCGCGCCCTGGTCTGTATCGAGATCCTGGCCCGCATCTCCGCCCGTACCCACGAGTTCGCGCACGCGGTCATGCACACCAGCGGCCAGGCCTTCATGATGGCGTTCCAGGCGGGCGGCCCCCACGCGCAGGACCGCGGTCTGGAGGCCGTGGCCTACGCCTACGAGGAGCAGACCCGCGTCCCGGGGCAGGCCGACTGGTCCAAGCCGCAGGGCAAGAAGGACCCGCTGGAGCTCGGCAAGACCTTCACGGCGGTCCCCCGCGGCATCGCCCTCATGATCGGCTGCAACACCTTCCCCACCTGGAACGGCTACCCGGGCCTGTTCGCCTCGCTGGCCACCGGCAACCCGGTGCTGGTCAAGCCGCACCCGCGGGCCGTGCTGCCGCTCGCCCTGACCGTGCAGGTGGCGCGGGAGGTGCTCGCGGAGGCCGGCTTCGACCCGAACCTGGTGGCGCTCGCGGTCGAGCGTCCGGGCGAGGGCATCGCCAAGGACCTCGCCGTCCGCCCCGAGATCAAGCTGATCGACTACACCGGGTCCACGGAGTTCGGCGACTGGCTGGAGGCCAACGCCCGACAGGCGCAGGTCTACACGGAGAAGGCGGGCGTCAACACCGTCGTCCTGGACTCCACCGACAACTACAAGGGGATGCTGGCCAACCTGGCCTTCTCCCTGTCGCTCTACAGCGGCCAGATGTGCACCACCCCGCAGAACCTGCTGATCCCGCGCGACGGCATCGCGACGGACGCCGGACACAAGTCCTACGACGAGGTCGTGGCCGACCTCGCGGCCTCGGTCGGCGGCCTGCTCGGCGACGACGCCCGGGCCAACGCGCTGCTCGGCGCGCTGGTCAACCCGGACGTCAAGACGCGCCTGGAGGCGGCGGCCGGGCTCGGTGAGGTCGCGCTGGCCTCCCGCGAGGTCACCAACCCCGAGTTCCCGGACGCCGTGGTCCGTACGCCGGTGATGGTCAAGCTGGACGCCGCCAAGCCGGACCCGGAGGCGCCCTTCCTCTCCGAGTGCTTCGGCCCGGTCTCCTTCGCGGTGGCCGTGGACTCCACTGCGGACGCGCTGGACCTGCTGCGCCGCACCGTGCGCGAGAAGGGCGCCATGACCGTGGGCGCCTACACCACCTCCCCGGACACCGAGCGGGCCCTCGAGGAGGTCTGCCTGGAGGAGTCCGCGCAGCTCTCCCTGAACCTGACCGGCGGGGTCTACGTCAACCAGACCGCGGCCTTCTCGGACTTCCACGGCTCCGGCGGCAACCCGGCCGCCAACGCCGCGCTGTGCGACGGCGCCTTCGTCTCGAACCGCTTCCGCGTGGTGGAGGTCCGCCGCCAGGCGTAG
- a CDS encoding TrmH family RNA methyltransferase: MSERAGADETARQWREDAGREGLVLLDGFHALKHALRFGADVRRVVADDPGAVRELARELAPDVEADVARLVRPAVLKELLPRVHPTGVAALAVRPDRAAGLAGLGRMPRPAPVVVLDNPRNLGNVGAVVRLAAGFGATGVVTRGDLDPWHPNVVRAGAGLHYATTVERLALEELPPGPLYALDPEGEDIRGLTLPDEALLAFGSERHGISPELRARADHLVSLPMRPQVSSYNLATSVAMTLFHWGGPPAASERGGEDS, from the coding sequence ATGAGCGAGCGGGCAGGTGCGGACGAGACGGCGCGGCAGTGGCGGGAGGACGCCGGGCGGGAGGGCCTCGTCCTCCTCGACGGGTTCCACGCGCTCAAGCACGCGCTGCGCTTCGGGGCCGACGTGCGCAGGGTCGTCGCCGACGATCCCGGGGCCGTACGGGAACTGGCCCGCGAGCTGGCTCCGGACGTCGAGGCCGACGTGGCCCGCCTGGTGCGGCCGGCCGTGCTCAAGGAGCTGCTGCCCCGCGTCCACCCCACCGGGGTCGCGGCCCTCGCCGTACGGCCCGACCGGGCGGCGGGCCTCGCGGGCCTGGGGCGGATGCCCAGGCCGGCGCCCGTCGTCGTCCTCGACAACCCCCGCAACCTCGGCAACGTCGGAGCCGTCGTCCGCCTCGCCGCCGGCTTCGGCGCCACCGGCGTGGTGACCCGCGGCGACCTCGACCCCTGGCACCCGAACGTGGTCCGGGCCGGGGCCGGACTGCACTACGCCACCACCGTCGAGCGCCTCGCACTGGAGGAGCTGCCGCCCGGCCCGCTCTACGCGCTCGACCCGGAGGGCGAGGACATCCGCGGCCTCACCCTCCCGGACGAAGCGCTGCTGGCCTTCGGCTCGGAGCGGCACGGGATCTCCCCCGAGCTGCGCGCGCGGGCCGACCACCTGGTGTCCCTGCCGATGCGCCCCCAGGTCTCCAGCTACAACCTCGCCACCAGCGTGGCCATGACCCTCTTCCACTGGGGCGGCCCCCCGGCGGCCTCCGAACGGGGCGGCGAGGACTCCTAG
- a CDS encoding HTTM domain-containing protein: protein MRRARAALARAVAKVSGQALGPYQSAVVRIGFAGTWLFFLLREFPHRAELYGPDGPWSQELAQRLLDSNGAFTVLTWSGSALWFEAVYAVAVLASIGLLLGWRTRATSVVFMIGVLSLQNRSVFMGDGGDNVIHLVAIYLVLTRCAQVWSLDARRARTRGTATAGAAGPVLWGVLGAVFAYGAATGRFSLGWLAGFAALWVVCGLWWLVDRYEPEGEGRAVLDVLANLLHNAGMLVIMAEVCLIYATAGWYKIQGSRWQDGTALYYPLGLDYFTPWPALSELLAGSGTLVMLLSYGTVAVQVAFPFTLFNRRIKNVLLALMMLEHAGIAVLLGLPFFSLAMIAADAVFLPTGFLVWLGARAAARRRAPFLRGAGAGAGGGVPGARAEPEAEQEPEREQEPEGRRVGG, encoded by the coding sequence GTGAGACGGGCCCGCGCCGCGCTGGCACGGGCCGTCGCCAAGGTCAGCGGGCAGGCGCTGGGCCCGTACCAGAGCGCCGTAGTCCGCATCGGCTTCGCCGGCACCTGGCTCTTCTTCCTGCTGCGGGAGTTCCCCCACCGCGCCGAGCTGTACGGCCCGGACGGGCCGTGGAGCCAGGAGCTTGCGCAGCGGCTGCTCGACTCCAACGGCGCCTTCACCGTCCTGACGTGGTCGGGCTCGGCCCTGTGGTTCGAGGCCGTCTACGCCGTGGCCGTGCTGGCGAGCATCGGCCTGCTGCTGGGCTGGCGGACCCGGGCGACGTCCGTGGTGTTCATGATCGGCGTGCTGTCCCTGCAGAACCGCAGCGTGTTCATGGGCGACGGCGGGGACAACGTGATCCACCTGGTCGCGATCTACCTAGTGCTGACCCGGTGCGCGCAGGTGTGGTCGCTGGACGCGCGCAGGGCGCGTACGCGGGGCACCGCGACGGCCGGGGCGGCCGGGCCCGTGCTGTGGGGTGTGCTGGGGGCGGTCTTCGCGTACGGGGCGGCCACCGGGCGGTTCAGCCTCGGCTGGCTCGCGGGGTTCGCAGCGCTGTGGGTGGTCTGCGGCCTGTGGTGGCTGGTCGACCGCTACGAGCCCGAGGGCGAGGGGCGGGCGGTCCTGGACGTCCTGGCCAACCTGCTGCACAACGCGGGCATGCTGGTGATCATGGCGGAGGTCTGCCTGATCTACGCGACGGCCGGCTGGTACAAGATCCAGGGCTCGCGGTGGCAGGACGGGACGGCGCTGTACTACCCCCTGGGGCTGGACTACTTCACCCCCTGGCCGGCGCTGTCCGAACTGCTGGCCGGCAGCGGGACGCTGGTGATGCTGCTGTCGTACGGCACGGTGGCCGTGCAGGTGGCCTTCCCGTTCACGCTCTTCAACCGGCGGATCAAGAACGTCCTGCTGGCCCTGATGATGCTGGAGCACGCGGGGATCGCGGTGCTGCTGGGACTGCCGTTCTTCTCGCTGGCGATGATCGCCGCCGATGCCGTCTTCCTGCCGACCGGGTTCCTCGTGTGGCTCGGCGCACGGGCCGCCGCCCGGCGGCGGGCCCCCTTCCTGCGGGGCGCCGGCGCCGGCGCCGGCGGCGGGGTCCCGGGAGCCCGTGCGGAGCCGGAAGCGGAGCAGGAGCCGGAACGGGAGCAGGAGCCGGAGGGCCGTAGGGTCGGGGGATGA
- a CDS encoding DUF5819 family protein translates to MDSNGHELAEETAPRPRRAPGIAGLSTPYRVVTALALGAMGLAACTHLALVFLHVAPSNTVSKQHARTIDAWIYPEFEQNWKLFAPNPLQQNISVEVRAEVRTAGGELITTGWRDLSAEDAAAIRHSLLPSHTEQNELRRAWDFYTGSHDEDEKPVGERGELSEEYLRRIAMNRLTPDREGGRILRIQMRSATTAVPAPKWSSETTDTQTYYRELPWWKV, encoded by the coding sequence ATGGATTCGAACGGGCACGAGCTCGCCGAAGAGACCGCTCCGCGACCCCGCAGAGCGCCCGGAATCGCCGGTCTGTCCACCCCGTACCGGGTCGTGACGGCCCTGGCGCTGGGCGCCATGGGGCTTGCCGCGTGCACGCACCTCGCGCTGGTCTTCCTGCACGTGGCCCCCTCCAACACGGTGAGCAAGCAGCACGCGCGGACGATCGACGCCTGGATCTATCCCGAGTTCGAACAGAACTGGAAGCTCTTCGCGCCCAACCCGCTCCAGCAGAACATCTCCGTGGAGGTCCGTGCCGAGGTCCGGACCGCCGGCGGCGAGCTGATCACCACCGGCTGGCGGGACCTGAGCGCCGAGGACGCCGCGGCGATCCGGCACAGCCTGCTGCCGAGCCACACGGAGCAGAACGAGCTGCGCCGGGCCTGGGACTTCTACACCGGCTCCCACGACGAGGACGAGAAGCCCGTCGGCGAGCGCGGCGAGCTCTCCGAGGAGTACCTGCGGCGGATCGCGATGAACCGGCTCACCCCGGACCGCGAGGGCGGGCGCATCCTGCGGATCCAGATGCGCTCGGCGACGACGGCCGTGCCCGCGCCGAAGTGGAGCTCCGAGACCACCGACACCCAGACCTACTACCGGGAGCTGCCGTGGTGGAAGGTGTGA
- the paaA gene encoding 1,2-phenylacetyl-CoA epoxidase subunit PaaA, with product MVGVTPETGPDTALGTDGTDGTGMTADLSAQLAAAFDAAVAADERVEPRDWMPEQYRASLVRQMAQHAHSEIIGMQPEANWITRAPSLRRKAILMAKVQDEAGHGLYLYSAAETLGTSRDELLDKLHSGKQKYSSIFNYPTLTWADVGAIGWLVDGAAITNQVPICRCSYGPYARAMVRICKEESFHQRQGFELLMALSKGTEAQHAMAQDAVDRWWWPSLMMFGPPDDESAHSAQSMAWRIKRHSNDELRQRFVDIAVPQAESLGLTLPDPDLKWNEERGHHDFGAIDWAEFWDVLKGNGPCNEQRIGQRRRAHEEGAWVRDAAAAYAQKQAAQQAAKHAGQNEEARV from the coding sequence ATGGTGGGAGTGACCCCGGAAACGGGCCCGGACACGGCCCTGGGGACAGACGGGACGGACGGGACGGGCATGACGGCTGACCTGAGCGCACAGCTCGCGGCGGCGTTCGACGCCGCCGTGGCGGCGGACGAGCGCGTGGAGCCGCGCGACTGGATGCCCGAGCAGTACCGCGCCTCCTTGGTCCGGCAGATGGCGCAGCACGCCCACTCCGAGATCATCGGCATGCAGCCCGAGGCCAACTGGATCACCCGGGCGCCCTCGCTGCGCCGCAAGGCGATCCTGATGGCCAAGGTCCAGGACGAGGCGGGCCACGGCCTGTACCTCTACAGCGCGGCCGAGACCCTCGGCACCAGCCGCGACGAGCTCCTCGACAAGCTCCACTCGGGGAAGCAGAAGTACTCCTCGATCTTCAACTACCCCACCCTGACCTGGGCGGACGTCGGCGCCATCGGCTGGCTCGTGGACGGCGCGGCGATCACCAACCAGGTGCCGATCTGCCGCTGCTCCTACGGGCCCTACGCCCGCGCCATGGTCCGGATCTGCAAGGAGGAGTCCTTCCACCAGCGCCAGGGCTTCGAGCTCCTCATGGCCCTCTCCAAGGGCACCGAGGCCCAGCACGCCATGGCCCAGGACGCGGTCGACCGCTGGTGGTGGCCCTCGCTGATGATGTTCGGCCCGCCGGACGACGAGTCGGCGCACTCGGCGCAGTCCATGGCCTGGCGCATCAAGCGCCACTCCAACGACGAGCTGCGCCAGCGGTTCGTGGACATCGCCGTCCCCCAGGCCGAGTCCCTCGGCCTGACCCTGCCCGACCCGGACCTCAAGTGGAACGAGGAGCGCGGCCACCACGACTTCGGTGCCATCGACTGGGCCGAGTTCTGGGACGTGCTCAAGGGCAACGGCCCCTGCAACGAGCAGCGCATCGGCCAGCGGCGCCGGGCCCACGAGGAAGGTGCCTGGGTGCGCGACGCGGCCGCCGCGTACGCGCAGAAGCAGGCGGCACAGCAAGCGGCGAAGCACGCCGGACAGAACGAGGAGGCACGGGTATGA
- the paaB gene encoding 1,2-phenylacetyl-CoA epoxidase subunit PaaB has protein sequence MTQNWPLWEVFVRSRRGLSHTHAGSLHAPDAEMALRNARDLYTRRNEGISIWVVPSTAITASSPDERDPFFAPSADKPYRHPTFYDIPEGVSHL, from the coding sequence ATGACGCAGAACTGGCCCCTGTGGGAGGTGTTCGTGCGCTCGCGCCGCGGCCTCTCGCACACGCACGCGGGAAGCCTGCACGCCCCCGACGCGGAGATGGCCCTGCGCAACGCCCGCGACCTCTACACCCGGCGCAACGAGGGCATCTCGATCTGGGTGGTCCCCTCCACCGCGATCACCGCCTCCTCGCCGGACGAGCGGGACCCCTTCTTCGCCCCGTCCGCCGACAAGCCGTACCGGCACCCCACCTTCTACGACATCCCGGAGGGAGTGAGCCACCTGTGA
- the paaC gene encoding 1,2-phenylacetyl-CoA epoxidase subunit PaaC: MTGTDTNAATVTAAALALGDDALILSHRLGEWAGHAPVLEEEVALANIALDLLGQARILLSMAGDEDELAFLREERSFRNLQLVEQPNGDFAHTIARQLYFSVHQHELYAELARGDGPFAPLAAKAVKETAYHRDHAEQWTLRLGDGTEESRARMQAALKALWKYTGELFQPVDGLDGVDWAALEERWLAALTDVVERAGLTLPEGPRTGAWAAGSGRQGLHTESFGRMLAEMQHLHRSHPGASW, encoded by the coding sequence GTGACCGGCACCGACACCAACGCCGCCACCGTCACCGCGGCGGCCCTCGCCCTCGGCGACGACGCGCTGATCCTCTCCCACCGCCTCGGCGAGTGGGCGGGACACGCCCCCGTCCTGGAGGAGGAGGTCGCCCTCGCCAACATCGCGCTCGACCTGCTCGGCCAGGCCCGCATCCTGCTGTCGATGGCCGGCGACGAGGACGAGCTGGCCTTCCTGCGCGAGGAGCGGTCCTTCCGCAACCTCCAGCTGGTCGAGCAGCCGAACGGCGACTTCGCCCACACCATCGCCCGCCAGCTCTACTTCTCCGTCCACCAGCACGAGCTCTACGCGGAACTCGCCCGCGGGGACGGCCCGTTCGCGCCGCTCGCGGCCAAGGCCGTCAAGGAGACGGCGTACCACCGCGACCACGCCGAGCAGTGGACCCTGCGGCTCGGCGACGGCACCGAAGAGAGCCGCGCCCGCATGCAGGCCGCGCTGAAGGCCCTGTGGAAGTACACCGGGGAGCTCTTCCAGCCGGTGGACGGCCTCGACGGCGTGGACTGGGCCGCCCTCGAAGAGCGCTGGCTGGCCGCGCTGACCGACGTCGTCGAGCGGGCCGGGCTCACCCTGCCCGAAGGACCGCGCACCGGCGCCTGGGCAGCCGGGTCCGGCCGCCAGGGCCTGCACACCGAGTCCTTCGGCCGGATGCTGGCCGAGATGCAGCATCTGCACCGCAGCCACCCGGGGGCGTCATGGTGA
- the paaD gene encoding 1,2-phenylacetyl-CoA epoxidase subunit PaaD yields MVTTAGVPTTRLEAELAELAGSVPDPELPVLTLGELGVVRGVRMHEDGHAEVTLTPTYTGCPAIEAMSADIERVLTGHGIPQVRVTTVLAPAWSTDDISAEGRRKLAEFGIAPPRPHAAGGPVPVTLSVRCPNCGSTDTELLSRFSSTACKALRRCTACREPFDHFKEL; encoded by the coding sequence ATGGTGACCACCGCCGGCGTCCCGACCACCCGCCTGGAGGCCGAGCTGGCCGAGCTGGCCGGATCCGTCCCGGACCCCGAGCTGCCGGTGCTCACCCTCGGCGAGCTGGGCGTGGTGCGCGGTGTGCGGATGCACGAGGACGGCCACGCCGAGGTCACCCTCACGCCCACCTACACCGGCTGCCCGGCCATCGAGGCCATGTCCGCCGACATCGAGCGGGTCCTGACCGGCCACGGCATCCCCCAGGTGCGGGTGACCACCGTGCTTGCCCCGGCCTGGTCCACGGACGACATCAGCGCCGAGGGCCGCCGCAAGCTGGCCGAGTTCGGCATCGCCCCGCCCCGGCCGCACGCGGCCGGCGGGCCCGTCCCGGTGACCCTGTCCGTCCGCTGCCCGAACTGCGGATCGACCGACACCGAGCTGCTGAGCCGCTTCTCCTCCACCGCGTGCAAGGCGCTGCGCCGCTGCACCGCCTGCCGCGAACCGTTCGACCACTTCAAGGAGCTGTAG
- the paaE gene encoding 1,2-phenylacetyl-CoA epoxidase subunit PaaE, protein MAAPRHGAFHPLTVADVDRLTDDSVALTLRVPEELREDYRHAPGQHLTLRRTAPDGGTEVRRTYSICSPAPTADGPGPALLRVGVRLVEGGEFSTFAHKEIAAGDVLDVMVPAGRFVLDPAAAPASGHYAAIVGGSGITPVLSIAASLLAARPDARFCLVRSDRTAASTMFLEEVADLKDRYPSRFQLVTVLSREEQESGLPSGRLDEERLASLLPALLPVAEVTGWFLCGPYGLVQGAERALSSLGVARTRVHEEIFHVEDTTPAPARATASAAATHGRVTARLDGRSGTWPVQDGESLLDAVLRNRADAPYACKGGVCGTCRAFVVSGEVRMDRNFALEAEETDAGFVLACQSHPVTEEVEIDFDR, encoded by the coding sequence ATGGCCGCCCCCCGCCACGGCGCGTTCCACCCGCTGACGGTGGCGGACGTCGACCGGCTCACCGACGACTCGGTGGCGCTGACCCTGCGGGTTCCCGAGGAGCTGCGCGAGGACTACCGGCACGCCCCCGGCCAGCACCTGACGCTGCGCCGCACCGCCCCCGACGGCGGCACCGAGGTCCGCCGCACCTACTCGATCTGCTCGCCCGCCCCCACGGCGGACGGCCCGGGCCCGGCCCTGCTGCGGGTCGGCGTGCGGCTCGTGGAGGGCGGCGAGTTCTCCACCTTCGCGCACAAGGAGATCGCGGCCGGCGACGTGCTGGACGTCATGGTCCCGGCCGGGCGCTTCGTCCTGGACCCCGCCGCGGCCCCCGCCTCCGGGCACTACGCCGCGATCGTCGGCGGCAGCGGGATCACACCCGTGCTCTCGATCGCCGCGAGCCTGCTGGCCGCGCGGCCCGACGCCCGCTTCTGCCTCGTGCGCAGCGACCGTACGGCCGCTTCGACGATGTTCCTGGAGGAGGTCGCCGACCTCAAGGACCGCTATCCGTCGCGGTTCCAGCTGGTCACGGTCCTCTCCCGGGAGGAGCAGGAGTCGGGACTGCCCTCCGGCCGGCTGGACGAGGAGCGGCTGGCCTCCCTGCTGCCCGCGCTGCTGCCGGTGGCGGAGGTCACGGGCTGGTTCCTGTGCGGGCCCTACGGCCTGGTGCAGGGAGCAGAGCGCGCCCTGAGCTCGCTCGGCGTCGCCCGGACCCGGGTGCACGAGGAGATCTTCCACGTCGAGGACACCACCCCCGCGCCGGCCCGCGCGACGGCGTCGGCGGCTGCCACGCACGGCCGGGTCACCGCACGGCTCGACGGGCGCTCCGGCACCTGGCCCGTCCAGGACGGCGAGTCGCTGCTGGACGCGGTGCTCCGCAACCGCGCGGACGCCCCCTACGCCTGCAAGGGCGGTGTCTGCGGCACCTGCCGGGCGTTCGTGGTGTCGGGTGAGGTCCGGATGGACCGCAATTTCGCCCTGGAGGCCGAGGAGACCGACGCCGGCTTCGTCCTGGCCTGCCAGTCGCACCCGGTCACCGAGGAAGTGGAGATCGACTTCGACCGCTAG
- a CDS encoding acyl-CoA dehydrogenase family protein, translated as MDFTFTEEQRAAVEAARAVFADVAPDGVPSPALTPGAVADDFDRPLWAKLAASDLLGLVLAEEHGGAGLDTIALCLVLREAARVLARVPLLEHCATAMAVQAHGSPELAAALLPGAGRGTLVLTAAANGRSGHDPAELAVTARLDGEAWVLEGTQTAVPWAHTADWIAVPAHTGEGESVLALVPRTAEGLALAEQVSTSGERFAELALDGVRVERSHLIDNPEAWERLRQLLTTGTCALALGLGEGVLRMTSQYTSKREQFGFPVATFQAVAVQAADRYIDLRAMEVTLWQAAWRLDAATGGAGGPLPSAGDVAVAKIWASEGVRRVVQTAQHLHGGFGADTDYPLHRYHAWAKQLELQLGPAAAHEEALGDLLAAHPLA; from the coding sequence GTGGACTTCACCTTCACCGAGGAGCAGCGGGCCGCCGTCGAGGCGGCCAGGGCCGTGTTCGCGGACGTCGCGCCCGACGGCGTGCCCAGCCCCGCGCTCACCCCGGGCGCCGTCGCCGACGACTTCGACCGCCCGCTGTGGGCCAAGCTCGCCGCGTCCGACCTGCTCGGCCTCGTCCTCGCCGAGGAGCACGGCGGCGCAGGCCTGGACACCATCGCCCTGTGCCTCGTCCTGCGCGAGGCCGCCCGGGTGCTGGCCCGGGTCCCGCTGCTGGAGCACTGCGCCACCGCCATGGCCGTCCAGGCGCACGGCAGCCCCGAACTGGCCGCCGCCCTGCTGCCCGGCGCCGGACGCGGCACGCTCGTCCTCACCGCGGCCGCCAACGGCCGCTCCGGCCACGACCCGGCCGAACTCGCCGTCACCGCACGGCTCGACGGCGAAGCGTGGGTCCTGGAGGGCACCCAGACCGCCGTCCCCTGGGCGCACACCGCCGATTGGATCGCCGTACCGGCCCACACCGGCGAGGGCGAGTCCGTCCTCGCGCTGGTCCCGCGCACCGCCGAGGGTCTCGCCCTCGCCGAGCAGGTCTCCACCAGCGGCGAGCGGTTCGCCGAACTCGCCCTGGACGGCGTACGGGTGGAGCGCAGCCACCTGATCGACAACCCGGAGGCCTGGGAGCGGCTCCGCCAGCTCCTCACCACCGGTACCTGCGCCCTCGCGCTCGGACTGGGCGAGGGCGTCCTCCGCATGACGAGCCAATACACCAGCAAGCGCGAGCAGTTCGGCTTCCCCGTGGCCACCTTCCAGGCGGTCGCCGTCCAGGCCGCCGACCGCTACATCGACCTGCGCGCCATGGAGGTCACCCTGTGGCAGGCCGCCTGGCGGCTCGACGCCGCCACGGGCGGCGCCGGCGGTCCGCTGCCGAGTGCGGGCGACGTGGCGGTCGCCAAGATCTGGGCCTCGGAGGGCGTGCGCAGGGTCGTACAGACGGCCCAGCACCTGCACGGCGGCTTCGGTGCCGACACCGACTACCCGCTGCACCGCTATCACGCCTGGGCCAAGCAGCTGGAGCTCCAGCTGGGCCCGGCGGCCGCGCACGAAGAGGCCCTGGGCGACCTGCTGGCCGCCCACCCCCTCGCCTGA
- a CDS encoding rhodanese-like domain-containing protein translates to MNFGPLPSVDAAAVPSEGFVLDVREDDEWAAGHVEGALHIPMSDFVARFGELTEAVEDGRRVYVMCRVGGRSAQVTQYLVRQDIDAVNVDGGMQAWDGAGRPMVTDSGNPAFVL, encoded by the coding sequence ATGAACTTCGGACCGCTTCCCTCGGTGGATGCCGCCGCGGTGCCCTCCGAAGGCTTTGTCCTCGACGTCCGTGAGGACGACGAATGGGCGGCCGGGCACGTCGAGGGCGCTCTGCACATCCCCATGAGCGACTTCGTGGCCCGCTTCGGCGAGCTGACGGAGGCCGTCGAGGACGGCCGCCGCGTGTACGTGATGTGCCGGGTCGGCGGGCGCTCCGCGCAGGTCACCCAGTACCTGGTGCGCCAGGACATCGACGCCGTGAACGTCGACGGCGGGATGCAGGCCTGGGACGGTGCCGGGCGCCCGATGGTGACGGACAGCGGAAACCCGGCCTTCGTGCTCTAG